From Pseudomonadota bacterium, one genomic window encodes:
- a CDS encoding ATP-dependent Clp protease proteolytic subunit encodes LLKSRIIFLGMPIDDTVANLVIAQLLFLEQEDPDKDIDLYINSPGGSVTAGLAMYDCMQLVKPDVSTICMGMAASAAALLLAGGAKGKRFALPHSRIMIHQPWIRGIGGQATDIEIHAKQILHTRATLDQILADHTGQPLERVKKDTERDYFMSSEEAREYGLIDKTISKDAR; translated from the coding sequence CTGCTCAAGAGCCGCATCATCTTTCTCGGAATGCCCATCGATGACACGGTGGCCAACCTCGTCATCGCCCAGCTGCTGTTCCTCGAGCAGGAAGATCCTGACAAGGACATCGACCTCTACATCAACAGCCCAGGCGGCTCGGTCACGGCGGGCCTGGCGATGTATGACTGCATGCAGCTCGTGAAGCCCGACGTGTCGACCATCTGCATGGGCATGGCGGCCAGCGCGGCCGCGCTCCTGCTGGCCGGCGGTGCCAAGGGGAAGCGGTTCGCCCTCCCCCACTCGCGCATCATGATCCACCAGCCGTGGATTCGCGGTATCGGAGGCCAGGCCACCGACATCGAGATCCACGCCAAGCAGATCCTGCACACCCGCGCAACCCTCGACCAGATCCTGGCCGATCACACGGGTCAGCCCCTTGAGCGCGTGAAGAAAGACACCGAGCGCGACTACTTCATGTCGTCTGAAGAGGCGCGTGAGTACGGGCTGATCGACAAGACGATCAGCAAAGACGCCCGCTAG